Below is a genomic region from Henckelia pumila isolate YLH828 chromosome 3, ASM3356847v2, whole genome shotgun sequence.
CTCCATCGTTTCCAAAATACCTTCCAAGCCCATTGCCCGAACACTCATCTTTCGGACACTCAGCGCCGCCGCAGAATCACGGACCCAGAAGCTCGAACGCATCGCCGACGAGCTCTTGGGTCTCGACAAGATCGAGCGTCATGATTACGTCATCCTCTTACGCCACAAAATGGGCTTCAATCGATACGGCCCGGCTCCATCCGCATCCGGATTGCAGTCTCCTTCGGCGGCCGCTGGTGGATCGTCAGCCGCCACTGATGCCGCTAAAGAGAAAACAGCATTCGATGTGAAATTGGAGAAATTCGACCCCGCGGCGAAGCTTAAGGTGATTAAGGAGATAAGAGGGTTTACTGATTTGGGCCTTAAAGAGGCTAAGGATTTGGTGGAGAAGTCCCCGGTGGTTGTTAAGAAGGGGGTTTCCAAAGAGGAGGCTGAGAAGATTGTGGAGAAACTCAAAGAAGTTGGTGCCACTGTGGTGTTGGAATGAAGTGAATCGATACCATTTGCCGTAAAGGCATAAAGGTGTTGATTTTGTTGTTCTGCTAGTGTAGAATGGAGATGGATTCTGTTTCATAAAGCAAATGAATTTTGCACTTGTGATAAAAGAGAGAGCTGGTGAAATACATTTTCAGTTTCTTTGGTGGTTAAATATtgaatcttgatttttttttcttccctCTTGAGACTGTCATGACTCCATGATGCATTTACGGCTTTGATGATTTGGATCATGAAACTGTTCCATTGCCATGAGAATTTTCGACCTCTCATGTTCCCACATTGGGATATGCTTTCATTCACTTGAACAATATGATGAATATGGtctgtttttcttggtcatttTAGTGTTTGTGAATCGCATCGTGTGATTAGGTAAGCCGTTCATGTTGCGTGTTCTTACAATTGACTCTTTTAGAACATCATGGAAGGGGTTGCAACTTGCAAGTATAAAAGAGAGGGGATGTAGATCTGATCCAATGTTCTCGCCCCGTGTTTTCATTTCTTCTTACCTCGCTAGGACTATAATTCTCGACGTGTAGGTCCATGCTATACTACAACCATGTTTATCTTCTGAATATTGGAAATTTCAATGCCAAAAATAAAGTAATTATTTTCCTAAGAGACGAGTAGGTCCATGCTATACTACAACCGTGCTTATCTTCTGAATATTGGAAATTTCGATGCCAAAAATGAAGTAACTATTTTCCTAAGAAACGCAACGTTGATAGCTAGAATTTGAACATGTGAGATGCTCCCCTTTCTGCGTGCTGagataatatttttatgaatttatgaTAGTCTCTGGATGCCACTTTTCGCCCTGCTTATATTTCCATCACTAGCATAATGTGAACTTCACACTATTCATAATTCAAATGGCATTTGCCAATTTTCAGATTGCAAAGAGTTCAAAGGCACAGAACTTAGCTGTGTATAGTTCTTTTTAATGGACAAAATCATGCTGCAGACAAAAACAGCTTGTTCTATCCGATCAAACATACCGGAAACAAAATATTAGTGCATATAATGAATGAGACAAATGTTTTATCACGGTTGTAGTGTCATTAGAGTCTCGACAAGAGTGGCAAGAGTAACAAGGCACATTAATATCAACCTCGGTAGGCCTTGCATTTGATGAACCAAATTAtttacaagacaaatataattttgatttaCATTTCTGCTACTTAATTACATTGTAGGAACATGGTCGCAAAAGACTAGCACATTGATATCAAGACTTAAACAGAATGAATTGCACGGCCTCATCTTGGGAATGCAATCAGTAATTGTGGCCACTTGACTCTGCATTGAATGAAAAAAGGGCTATCAGATAAATGAAGGAATAGTTTCCAGGATAAGATGCACAACCAAAATACCAACAATTGTAGTACTTACAAACTGAATGTTGCACGAATGTTAAAATTCTCTCACAAATACCTTTCAAAAAAATTCTGTCACAAATAAGTGGTGCTATGACCAGGGAAACAAATTTTACAAACTTTTTAAACTAATGGTATAACCCTAGGGTCACACTCTAGGAAAGGGATGTTTTGAGTGCAGTCCCAAGAATCAGAAATTGATAACAGTCAACCAACCAGCCTTTGAACTAATACTCGTACCAACATGATTTTAGAAAGCCGCAAGTGCTACATACTACCTCCAAATGTGTTATTGATTACAGTACTTTGGGCCAAAGTCATGCATGTTATGAATTAGGTTTATGATAGCATTTAAAGTATCTTTTCAAGTACTCAAATTCAAGTATTGACTTTACCAAACACTGATTATGCCACAATGCAGCGCCTTCTGAGCTGCATCAGCAACACAGTATGCTGCCTCCACTTCAGCTTCGGCCTCCTCTGCTTCCATGACAGCAACCTCAGCTACAGCAATTGCAGCTTCCGCTTCTGCAACAGCTTGTGCAGCAGCTGCAACAGCCTCTTTAGAAGTCATGGTCTTCATCTTCTCCAGCTCCGCATCAACCTGGGCTTTAGTTATAATTACAAGACCATCTTTACCAGTATCCAAAAAATTCTTCTTTGCTCCATTTGCACGCATCAAATTAGGGTCTTTCCCTGACGACCTTGGTGCAATTCTGTAGTAACGCCTCACCTGTCCAATATCAGATTATGATTTGAAACCAGAAAACTGGCCAAACCTTTGCTTTAAGGAAATACCTTGACCAACCGTCTATGTTCAGTCAAACGTTTCAAATATGCAGCCAAGGTACTTTCAAAGTCTGGAGGCGTCCAGTGATGCTCCTATAACACAAACATATACCAGAATTTGAACCGCAAccatagtgaataaagagaacTATGTTGCAAAATGCTGATTTTTGGAGGCCTTGTGTTAGGCCAAGAGTGAAGAGCGTAGGAATCTGATTTAGGGGGGCTACTGTACTGGGTGGGAATCTTATAAGCCATAATCGTGCTTAGGATTGCAATATATTGACAAAATTCAGAAGGGTGATATGAGGCCCAAACTTCGATTCTCCTAAAACTTTAGCCAATAGAATTCAAGCAACGTTTCCATTTACTGCCATCTTATTTTTATTCATCACATGACGGTAATACCTCTATGTACTCAGCAATTGCATGTCGACTAGATCCTCGAGGTTCTTTCAACTTTGTTACAGCCTCCAATATAAGATCATCCAGCCTTGACATCTGTTTTTTGGAACCAGAAGCCTGGAAATTTTCCATACATTGTGTGACAGGAGTTTCGTAGAGTTCTCTGTCATCCTTCTCAATCACCAAGCTTTGACTAGTGCCACCTTCTTCATCACGCTTGCGAATCGAAGGATTGTTTCTATGTGTAGTCCTATGCCTAGATCCCAATCCATTTGTCATACAATGCAAATTTCTCCATTTGTCCTGCTCCACAAGTGAACAGAGACATGAAAAATTATGTACAAATAGAGAGAACGATAGGTGATGCTATTCACGAAGATAATAAACACGGGAAATAATGGTTCTTGTTATTTCACACGCTACATCAGATAACGGCAGGCATGTTAGTTCACTCAAAATATGAGCATTCTATCTCAATAGTGACCTTTTTTAAATTGCCAAAATCGGTGGATGCAATGACAGCGACAAGAAAATCTCTCCCAACAAGAAAGAATTAAATTAAATCTTATGTGtaatttcaaatttcatgcTCAAAATGCTTGAGACCACCCTCCATTTTCTGCCCAGCCCCTCCTGAATTCTTGGGAACACCATGTAGCAGGAAAAGAAGCATTTTTCTTACCTTCAGGTCCACATTGGAACGAGATCTCAAGACACTGCTAAATTCAGCATCTTTAAGGATCGTACTCCATTTTCCCACCCCATACTTGTGAATGCC
It encodes:
- the LOC140891980 gene encoding single myb histone 5 translates to MGAPKQKWTSEEEAALKAGIHKYGVGKWSTILKDAEFSSVLRSRSNVDLKDKWRNLHCMTNGLGSRHRTTHRNNPSIRKRDEEGGTSQSLVIEKDDRELYETPVTQCMENFQASGSKKQMSRLDDLILEAVTKLKEPRGSSRHAIAEYIEEHHWTPPDFESTLAAYLKRLTEHRRLVKVRRYYRIAPRSSGKDPNLMRANGAKKNFLDTGKDGLVIITKAQVDAELEKMKTMTSKEAVAAAAQAVAEAEAAIAVAEVAVMEAEEAEAEVEAAYCVADAAQKALHCGIISV
- the LOC140892597 gene encoding uncharacterized protein; the encoded protein is MSSIVSKIPSKPIARTLIFRTLSAAAESRTQKLERIADELLGLDKIERHDYVILLRHKMGFNRYGPAPSASGLQSPSAAAGGSSAATDAAKEKTAFDVKLEKFDPAAKLKVIKEIRGFTDLGLKEAKDLVEKSPVVVKKGVSKEEAEKIVEKLKEVGATVVLE